In Ovis canadensis isolate MfBH-ARS-UI-01 breed Bighorn chromosome 3, ARS-UI_OviCan_v2, whole genome shotgun sequence, one DNA window encodes the following:
- the SLC1A4 gene encoding neutral amino acid transporter A, with protein MEKSSETNGYLDSAQEGPAAGPGEPGTTARRAGRCAGFLRRHGLVLLTVSGVVAGAGLGAALRGLKLNRTQVTYLAFPGEMLLRMLRMIILPLVVCSLVSGAASLDASSLGRLGGIAIAYFGLTTLGASALAVALAFIIKPGSGSQTLQSSDLGLEDSGPPPVPKETVDSFLDLTRNLFPSNLVVAAFRTYATDYREVTHNTSAGNMTIEKIPIGTEIEGMNILGLVLFALVLGVALKKLGSEGEELIRFFNAFNEATMVLVSWIMWYVPVGIMFLVGSKIVEMKDIIMLVTSLGKYIFTSILGHFIHGGIVLPLIYFVFTRKNPFRFLLGLLTPFATAFATCSSSATLPSMMKCIEENNGVDKRISRFILPIGATVNMDGAAIFQCVAAVFIAQLNNVELRAGQIFTILVTATASSVGAAGVPAGGVLTIAIILEAIGLPTHDLSLILAVDWIVDRTTTVVNVEGDALGAGILHHLNQKAMKRGEQELSEVKVEAIPNCKSEEETSPLVTHPNPTGPAASTPESKESVL; from the exons ATGGAGAAAAGCAGCGAGACCAACGGCTACCTAGACAGCGCCCAGGAGGGGCCTGCAGCGGGGCCTGGCGAGCCTGGAACCACTGCTAGACGCGCGGGGCGCTGCGCCGGCTTCCTGCGGCGCCACGGGCTCGTGCTGCTCACGGTGTCCGGGGTGGTGGCGGGTGCTGGCCTGGGCGCGGCGTTGCGTGGACTCAAGCTGAATCGCACACAGGTCACCTACCTGGCCTTTCCGGGCGAGATGCTGCTCCGCATGCTGCGTATGATCATCCTGCCGCTGGTGGTCTGCAGCCTGGTGTCGGGCGCCGCCTCCCTCGACGCCAGCTCTCTCGGGCGCCTGGGCGGCATAGCCATCGCCTACTTCGGCCTCACCACGCTAGGAGCCTCGGCTCTCGCGGTCGCTTTGGCGTTCATCATCAAACCTGGATCTGGCTCGCAGACCCTTCAGTCCAGCGACTTGGGTCTGGAGGATTCGGGGCCCCCACCGGTCCCCAAAGAGACAGTGGACTCCTTCCTTGACCTGACCAG AAACCTGTTTCCTTCAAATCTTGTGGTTGCAGCTTTCCGGACG TATGCAACTGACTACAGAGAAGTGACCCACAACACAAGCGCTGGAAACATGACCATTGAAAAA ATCCCCATTGGCACCGAAATTGAAGGGATGAACATTTTAGGATTGGTCCTTTTTGCCCTGGTATTAGGAGTGGCCCTGAAGAAACTCGGCTCTGAAGGAGAAGAGCTCATTCGTTTTTTCAATGCCTTCAATGAGGCGACCATGGTGCTGGTGTCATGGATTATGTG GTACGTACCTGTGGGCATCATGTTCCTGGTTGGAAGCAAGATTGTAGAAATGAAGGACATCATCATGCTGGTGACCAGCCTGGGGAAATACATCTTCACGTCTATATTGGGCCATTTTATTCATGGAGGAATTGTTCtgccacttatttattttgtcttcacGAGAAAAAACCCATTCAGGTTCCTCCTGGGCCTCCTCACACCGTTTGCCACAGCGTTTGCCACCTGCTCCAG CTCAGCAACCCTTCCCTCTATGATGAAGTGCATTGAAGAAAACAATGGTGTAGACAAGAGGATCAGCCGGTTCATTCTCCCCATCGGGGCCACTGTGAACATGGATGGCGCAGCCATCTTCCAGTGCGTGGCCGCAGTGTTCATTGCCCAGCTCAACAACGTGGAGCTGAGAGCTGGACAGATTTTCACCATTCT AGTGACCGCCACGGCGTCCAGTGTTGGAGCAGCAGGCGTGCCCGCTGGAGGGGTCCTCACCATCGCCATTATCCTGGAGGCCATCGGGCTGCCCACTCATGACCTCTCTCTGATCCTGGCTGTGGACTGGATTGT GGACCGCACCACCACCGTGGTGAACGTGGAGGGCGATGCCCTGGGTGCGGGCATCCTCCACCACCTGAATCAGAAGGCGATGAAGAGAGGGGAGCAGGAGCTGAGTGAGGTCAAAGTGGAGGCCATCCCAAACTGCAAGTCGGAGGAGGAGACGTCGCCCTTGGTGACACACCCAAATCCCACCGGCCCAGCAGCCAGCACCCCAGagtccaaggagtcagttctgtGA